Genomic DNA from Sphingomonas hankookensis:
CGCGACGCGCGGCTGTTGCTGCGCAGCGGCGGGTGGACCCCCCAGCAGCAATGGTGCGGCGACGATGGCGCGTTCTGCGTGATCCTGGCCGAAGCGCAGACGGTGCCGATCGCCCCGTGATCCGTCTTGTCCTGACGATGGTGGCGCTGGCGGCGGCGGTGCCGGCAGCGGCGCGCGACCTGACCGTGATGAGCCTCAACATCCGCCTGCCCGCCGAGGGCGACGGGGCAAATCGGTGGGAATTGCGGCGTGACCTGACCGCCGCGACGATCCGCCGGGCCGATCCGGACGTGATCGGCATGCAGGAATTGTTCAAGCTACAGGCCGACGACGTGGTCGCCCGGCTGCCGCGCTATCGGTGGATCGGCGTCGGGCGCAGCGGGACCGGCCGGGCAGAGGACGAGCATATGGGCGTCTTCTACCGCGCCGACCGGCTGCAGGTGGAGCGCTGGGGCAATTTCTGGCTGTCGGACACGCCCGAAGTGCCGGGCAGCATCAGCTGGGGACACCCTTATCCGCGCATGGTGACCTGGGCGATCTTCCGCGAGCGGGACGGCAATCGGTTCGCGATGTTCAACACGCACCTGCCGTACCGCGCCGAGGACGAGGCGGCGCGCGAGAAGGGCGCGGCGCTGCTCGCGGCACGAATCCCGGGGATCGCCGGCGACCTGCCCGTCGTGCTGACCGGCGATTTCAACACCGTGCCCGACAGCCCGACTCATCGCCGGCTGGAACGCGATCTGAGCGATGCATGGGTCGCGACCAGGCGCCGTAGCGGACCGGAGGCGACCTTTCACGGCTTTACCGGCACGCCCGACCGGCGGATCGACTGGATTTTCACGCGCGGCTTTACGCCGGTGTCGGTGACGACGATCGATACGCGCCGGGGCGATGTGTTTCCCTCGGACCATTATCCGGTGGTCGCGGTGCTGCGGCGCGCTCGGCAAGGTTCTGCGTCACCCCGGACGTGATCCTGGGCGAAGCCTAACGGATCACCCGCGCGGTCCACGTCCGGATGAAGTCGGGATTGCCGTGACAGTCGTCCATCTGGCGCTGCTCGATCAGGCGGAAGCGGGTGCCGTCCCATGCATAGCGTTGCGTCATGCCGCAATCTCCCAGCCCCCGCCCCTTGGCGAAGGTGTCGAGGATGCCGTCCTCGAACGTCGCGTTGTACACCAGGTCGCCGTCGGAATCGCCGGCGACCGGCATGTCGAACGAGGCCGGCATCGCCTCGCCCCGTTCGATCACGAACAGCGCGGACAGGATGTTATAGGCCCCGGCGGCGCAGGGCACGATCGCCAGCGTGCGCGGGCCGTCCAGCGTCTTGGTGGTGACGTCGGGCAGGTCGTGGTCGTCGCAATCGGCCTGTTGGCGCATCCGGGTGATGAGCAGCGGGTCGAGCAGCGCGGCCTCCCCCCGGATGGTCGCGGCGCGGACGACCGGCAGCGGCGGGGCGGGGCGGGTATCGGGCTTCGTGCCGCGCGCGACGATCGCGCCGGTGGTGCCGACGCGCCCCTGCCGGTCGTCGATCCAGCGCAAGGCCGCCGACGCGCCGGTCAGCTTCAAGGGCGCGATGCTCTGGCCACCGGCGGCGATGAGGGTCAGCGTCC
This window encodes:
- a CDS encoding endonuclease/exonuclease/phosphatase family protein, translated to MIRLVLTMVALAAAVPAAARDLTVMSLNIRLPAEGDGANRWELRRDLTAATIRRADPDVIGMQELFKLQADDVVARLPRYRWIGVGRSGTGRAEDEHMGVFYRADRLQVERWGNFWLSDTPEVPGSISWGHPYPRMVTWAIFRERDGNRFAMFNTHLPYRAEDEAAREKGAALLAARIPGIAGDLPVVLTGDFNTVPDSPTHRRLERDLSDAWVATRRRSGPEATFHGFTGTPDRRIDWIFTRGFTPVSVTTIDTRRGDVFPSDHYPVVAVLRRARQGSASPRT
- a CDS encoding DUF1176 domain-containing protein, whose protein sequence is MRRFLPFALPLSLFACNGASAPPAPAPSASPSPTPLTDTATPPRPLALKRFGDWAVGCDNGGTCQAGSLMPEEGDAPALTLSIERGPGADAPVAIRLRSQDDIALPLTATVDDEPVARGGTQQDDAIVLTGAPAMALAAKLAIGRTLTLIAAGGQSIAPLKLTGASAALRWIDDRQGRVGTTGAIVARGTKPDTRPAPPLPVVRAATIRGEAALLDPLLITRMRQQADCDDHDLPDVTTKTLDGPRTLAIVPCAAGAYNILSALFVIERGEAMPASFDMPVAGDSDGDLVYNATFEDGILDTFAKGRGLGDCGMTQRYAWDGTRFRLIEQRQMDDCHGNPDFIRTWTARVIR